The stretch of DNA GTCGCGCCACAGGTCACCAACCGAAACAGAATGCCGCACGCCCCAGGCGCGCACCAGCGGCGGCGCTGTACGAGCTACCTGACGCAGGATAGTGGCGTTGCCGGTGCGAACGGCCGCGAGATCGCCCAGCCCTTCCGGATTCTCGCCGAGTGCCGGCGCGCCTGTCGCTGCCAGCCATGCCGCCACATGAGCGGCCAGGAGTGGCTCGGGTATCCGCTCATATCGTAGGAGCCAGTCGGGATCGGGCTTGAGGGCGCCCAAGGCTTCGAGGGCCGTCTTGTAGCGCGGATCAGGCGTGAACGCGAGCAGCGTCGGCGCTGTCAGATTGCGAAGCGCGTCGACGATCAGAATGCGATTGTCCGCCACGTAGAAGTCGAGCTGCTGCTGCTGGCCCTCCGGGTCGACGTCCGGCGCGCTTCCCGTCGCAACCAGGCTGGCATTGAAGCTCCCGAACTCCAGGCCCAGCCGTTCGCGCAGCTCCCCTGTCGAAAGCGAAGCCCTGGCCGCCGCCACGATCTCGTCCACGCTGCTCACCGCAGGCAACAGGGATCGCAACTGCTCGGTCGCTACGCCCGCATCCTCCAGCGCGGCAGCCTCGTCTCGCATCCAGGTCTCGAATGCGCTTTCCCCGCCATGGTGGAAGACCACCGCACGAAACCAGGGCGCCAACCGGTCCAGCCGTTCGCCCAGCGCGTCGCGCGCGGCTTCGCCCGCCTGTTCGGTGAGTTCCAGCGCGCGGCACAGACGCAGAAGGTCCCCCTGACCTGAAGGCTGATCGTCGACCGCCACATCGTCGAGCAGCAACTGGCGAGCCAGCAGCTTCATGTGAGGGACAACGGCCGGATGCCGGATAGCCTCGCCGATCGCCGGCAACGCCGCTTCGATCTTGCCCCAGTCGAGCGGGCCGGTTCCCATGACCACAAGCAGTGGCTCGCCCTCGGCCCGCTCGAACTGATAGGCTCCGCGCGCAGTGGGCGGCGTCACATCCTGGCCGTTCAGCAGGAAGCGAAGCGCGGCGGTCTGATGAAGCTCGAGCCGGTCCAGCGTTTGCAGAATGGCGGCACGGTCCGCCGGCAAGCGATTGAGATCGACACTGTCGAGGGCCTCGAGCGCCACGGCGAGCATCAAGCGGAGCCAGGGGCAGCAGCTTACCAACTTGGGGCCCAGGCCCAGTTCTTCGAGAGGCGATCCATCGACCTCGATCGCGTAAGCGAGCTGCGAGGTTCGCCGCACGACGTCGCCGTACAGCTTGTGAAGGAGCACGCCCACGCGCTCCGGCTCGGCCCCGCGGACGTCGAGCAGCGGATCGCCCAGCACCTCGACCAGGCTCGTCGCGATCAGATCCGTGCTGTCTCGAACATAGATCGTCTCGGCGGCACCGGCCGCCACCGTCGCAACGCCGAGCTGACCGCGCCTGCGCACCAAGAGCGCCGCGGGCGGCTTTCCCGGCGGCACGGTCGTATCTTGCGCCCCATATTTCTCAACAAGCCGGGCCCAGCAGCGCGCATAGATGTTGACGAGCTCGCGTTCGTGAAACCGGCGGACGCAGCCTTGGGCGAATTGTTCGGCCAGAAAGCCTGCCTGTTCGAGCAACGTGTCGGGCGCATTGAAGGTCTTGAGCCCGGCATGCTTACGCAGGGTATCGACGACGGCGTCGGGCGTTCGGTCCAGCGCTCGGGCGGCCTTGTAGGAGAGGCGGCGAAGAAACGGCGGGAAGCGATCACTTCCGCGCGCAAGCCAGACCTTGGCGCCTTCCTGCCGCGACCGCTTGAGCCCGTCGGCGCCCGGCTCTTCGCAGGGCAGCCATGCGGCGGATCGCAGGAAAGCCGCTAGCGGCGTGGGCCAATCGCGATTGTCCGAGCGATGATTGTAGCGATGCTTGACCGGCATCCAGAGATGCCGGTGCACAGCACGCCCGATCCAGGCAAGAACGAGCTTGGCATAGGCGTCGAGCGCCTCGTCGCTGAAGGCGTCGACATCTGCTTGCCCTGGCATCCACCACAGCGCCCCGACATCATAATCGGTCGATGTAGGCAGCCCAAGCGAAACTCCCGGCCGGGTCGCGATGTCCTTTTTCAACAGAGATCCGAAACTGTCAGGGAGCCCGAGATCCTTGAGGAAATCGAAGCTCGTCACCCGTCCGGCGCTGACATAATGCTGAAGCTCCTTCGTCCGCGGCTCGAGGCCTCGCTGCACCCCAATCCCGATCAGAAAATCCGTCCAGTCGTCCACGAACCGCGTTCCAAACACGGCGGCGGACGGCGCGGCCAGCCGGCGGGCGCGCACCTCGTCCAGATCGGCGGATCCCGCAGGCGCGAGCTCGAGAAATTGCTGCAGGTCATAGCCAAGGGTGCGGTCGGGCCAGGCCGAGGAGAAGACCGCCTCCGACGCGCGGATGAATTCGCCATCGATCGTCGGCACGAAGAGGCGATAAGCGGAAGACAGCGTGACGGCTCGCTTGATCGCAACCGAGCGGCGCCAGATGGCAAAGGCCCAGCGCAGTCCCGCTGCCCTGACCTTCTTCGTCTCGTCCCGCTCGAGAATCTGCGAAATGCGGGTGAGCAGCGCCTCGCTTTCGAATGCCGTCGCCAGATCCTTCTCCAGGAACTGACGAGCGGCGGCGAGCTCCCCATACCAGGGCAGTCTGTCGTGCAGGAAGGCGAAGAATTCGCGCAGCGGGGCTGGCGGATAGAAATCCTCGCCAATGCTGTCTTCGGCATCGCCGCGCCGTGGCGGCACAAACACCGAAGCTTCGCGCGGCGCGCGGCGCGTCCGGCGCTTGGGCGTCTCCCCCCGCGACGGCTCGGGTCGCGCTTGCGATCGCGTGGCGCGCAGCGAGCCATCCTGGCAAATCAGAATCGCCTTGCCCGCCAGTGTCGAGGCATCGCCTCCCATGAAGTCGGACAGGTCGCGGTAAAAGGCGGTCCAACGCGTCCAATCAGGCCTGCGCGGCTTCGCGATCGCCCTCGCCAGCCCCTCGACAATGATGGCCCGCTCCGATGCGGTCATGCGATCCTTGAAATGGCCGCCGGCATGGCTGCGCAGAAACAGCGCCAACTTCTCGCTGCGCTGCTCGCCAAGCCCCGGCCAGAAGGGCGCGAGGCCCGCGGACTGCCCGTGCCGCGCGATCACGTCGAGCGAGAAGGACGTGTCGGCGCCCTGCACACGGCGCGAGCCCGCCGGACTGACAAAGGCAACCGGCCCGAAGGGGGGCCGGGCGAGCGCATCCCCGGTCCAATCGGCCAGGCATGGAACGAAGTCCGCATCCGCCAGCGAGGACGCCCCCCACTGCCGAACAATCGCAGCGGTCATCGCGGTGCCGAGGTCAATCGCCTCCTCGCCCTCGCCATCGCTCTCGCCCTGCAGTAGGCTCGTCGGCGTATTCCAGAGCAAGAGGTCGACAGCCGCCCGCACAGCGGTGAGGAGGGGGACCTTCGCTTCCATTTGCGCAGAGCCATGTCGCTCCAGCCAGGCCGCCGTCGCGGACGCTAGCTTTACCGCATGATCGAGCACCAGGGCATTGACCCGCACGGCAGGGTCGAGGCTCGTCCGGTTCGAACTCGGAAAAAAGCTGCCGTGCAAATGGCCGCGGAACGGAGACGTGGCGCCGCGCCCCATTGGCAAGAAGGTGTAAAGACGAGGGTGAAAGTCCGGCATCGTCTCGCCGATCGGGACAGCAACCGCTACCTCGCCGCTGCCTTTCCACCCCTTCCAGCTCTCCGGAAGTGCGCCACTTTCAAGGCCCTCTGCAACCGCCGCCTGCATGTCGCTCTCGGGGATTTCCGCCCGGGCGACCCAGAAGGAGTCGTTTTCGCCCAAATCGACCAAAGCTGGACCTTGATCGTCTTCGAGCGGCGTCTCGCTCCGGGAGAGTTTCAGGTCGAGCGCGTCCTCCTTGATCCGGTCACCCTGGATTTCTGCGCGCAGCGTCGCAATTCGGCGCAGGAACAGCAGCATCGGCGCTTCGGCCTTGGCCAGGCCCAATATCTCGGCGCGAACCACATCGAGGGCAGCCTGGTTGCGCAGCGGCAATCGGATCACGCTCGAGAATCCCTTGCGCGCGAATTCCTTCACCGTGTCCGGCGTCTGGTCCAGCCAGCGAGGGATGTAAAAGGCTGGAAGGTCGGTGCGCGCGAGCGCCCGCGTGGCCTCGTCGGGAAGCAGCGGATCAAGTTCGCTGCCGCGGGCGAAGGTGAAGCGATAGCCGTCGAAGAGATCACCCGGACTGTCCTCGGTCAGGCGCGAATAGATTTGCGGAATATCGCTGACGTGCCGGACACTGCGAAAGCCGAGGCCCTTGTTGCCGACCGCCTCGCCCGGCGGCTTGCTCGACAAACCCATTTCGCAAAGCGCGTCGACATTCCTGGACGCAAAAGGTTGCCCTCGATTGGCGACGTAAAGCGTGCCGCTGTCGCCTTCATCACCCGCGAGCAGGACAGCGATCTCTCCATCCCGTCGCGCCCGGTCATGGGCGTCGTGCCCGTTCTGGATGAGTTCGATCAGGAAGCGGCCGTGATAGTCCGCGATGATGTGCTGGGAAAGGCTCTGGTTCTGCTTGTGGACGGGGTCGTAATAGACGCCGTCCTCGTCGATCGTTCCGCAGAAACCCTTGATCTTCCGACTTGCGATGCGCTCGATATGGGCGCGCGGCGGCAACGCCGCCAAAAGACTGGCGCGCTCGGACAAGGCAGCTGGGCTGCGGTCTGGGTCACTTACGGTTGCGATCGGCTTTCCCCCTCCGCGCACGTTGCCCATGCGCCGTGCTACGCGCAAGGCCGGCGAGCGGCATCTCGGCGGATGGCTTGGCATCGGGTTTGACTTGGGGGCACAAGGGGGACATCATCACCCGATGCAGATGCTGCGTCATCACTTCCGGTTCCGCCACCACGGGGGACAGCTTCTCGCGGGCATTTAGCCCCGGGTTCCGGCGCATCCTGCCCCGAGCCCGGGGCTCGATCAGTACAATGTGACGCACCACTTGGATTGGTGCGCCTTGTCTCTATTCCGGAAAGCCATAGCCATGACCAAGACCAAAGCGGCCCGCCGGCCGCCCATCCATATGATCGACAGCGAAGCCGATATCCTGGCCGATCTGGCCACCAGCGCCGCCAGCCGCCTGCCCCAGGTCAGCCAGTTGCTGCTGGAGGAACTGGGACGCGCCACCATCCACAAAGCTGAGAGGATTCCGGGCGACATTGTCACGATGCACAGCGTGGTCCAGTTCACGGACGCGGCGAGTGGTAAGGAGCATCGCTACCAGCTCGTCTATCCCAAAGACGCCGACATCGCCGAAGGACGTATATCCATCCTTACACCGGTCGGTGCCGGGCTCATCGGCCTGCGCGCCGGACAATCCATTCTCTGGCCCGATCGCGATGGACATGAACGGCTGCTCACCATCGCGAAGGTAAGCCGCGAGCCGCTGCCGCTTAGCTAATGACTGTGTTACCTAGCCGGGCGCCGCGCGCACTGCTCCTGCACTGGAGGCCTGAATGCGTGTAAACACCGACAAATCTATGAAATTGGCGCGTTACGTCAAAGCCAAATACGGAACATGGCAGGCTATGCGCAGGGCTGCCAGGTTGGAGAATGGCATTTTCATCATCGATCGTGGCGCCGCCGGCGGCGAGGAAGCGAAGGCCCCCCACCCGGCAAAGTCGATATAGTCAGTCCCGGCCTAGGCGCTCGCCGCAGATCGTCGACCGTATTGCGTCGCCGAAATGGCCACCTGCAACGATAGCATGTCGGGACCTTCATCAATCAAGCGCAATCTGCACGAACACCGAGCTGCGACAATTGAAAGCTTTTCCTCTCAGGCAGCCCTGCTGTAACTTGCATTGGACCACACAACCCGGAGCATTGCGCATGTTCAAACGGCTGAAGCAGCAAATGCGCAGTGCTCCGTCCCGAAGGTGGTGAAGCTGCCCGGGCAAACGAAGACAGCCGCCCTGGTCATCTCCGATGACGAAATTCGAGCGGCTTTCCGCCAGGCAACGCTCAATCATCTGGCCGACGTCCACGGCCTGAAGCCGGTCTACCGCTCCGATCTGCAGTCTGAGAAGGCTTTCAAAGCGGCCCAGGCAGACATGCCTCTCATCGCCGTCTGGAACGAGCACCAAAGGCCGGAGGGCCTAGCCTTCTCCCTTTCGGTCAATATGCTGCTCGTGAAAGCGGCACTCGGGGAATATATGGAGGAGCTCGATCCCTGGTTCAACGAGGAGTGTGCGCGCATAGTCGCCGATTTCAAGGATCTTACCTATAATACGATCGTGCAAACCGCGACCGAAACCGGATGGACCCCCAGCGCCATCTGCGCAGCACTCGCCGGCAAGCCGAACGCCTGAGCCAAGGCGATGCCCCCAATGACCTGCTAGCCGACGGCATCCGCGCGAAGAGCGCCCCTGCCACCCCCACCCCTCTCACCGAAGACACCACGATGGCCTTTCGTACAGCCTCGCATTAAGCGCTTGAGGGTGTTCGCCCTTGGGAGAAATCATGTCGAAGATCGATGAGAAGCTCGAGCCCGTGCTCGATCAGGTCCTGCGCCGGAATGCAGGAGAGCTCGAATTTCACCAGGTCGTGACCGAGGTCCTCGAAAGTCTGGGCCGCGTCGTCGCGAAATATCCCAGCTATCTCGAGAACGCCCTCATCGAGCGGATCTGCGAGCCCGAGCGCCAGATCATCTTCCGCGTCCCCTGGGTCGACGACCGGGGCCAGGTCCACATCAACCGCGGCTTTCGCGTACAGTTCAACTCGGCACTCGGCCCCTATAAGGGCGGCCTGCGCTTCCATCCGTCGGTGAACGTCGGCATCATCAAATTTCTCGGCTTCGAGCAGACGTTCAAGAACGCGCTCACCGGCCTTCCGATCGGTGGCGGCAAGGGCGGCTCCGACTTCGATCCGCGCGGCCGATCGGACGGCGAGATCATGCGCTTCTGCCAGTCCTACATGACCGAGCTTCACCGGCACCTGGGCGAATATACCGACGTCCCCGCCGGCGACATCGGCGTGGGCGGCCGGGAAATCGGCTATCTGTTCGGTCAGTACAAGCGCCTGACCAATCGCTACGAAGCCGGTGTCCTTACCGGAAAGGGCCTGGTCTACGGCGGCTCCCGCGCGCGGACCGAAGCAACCGGCTACGGCGCGGTGTACTTCGTCGAACGCATGCTCGCGACCAAGCAGCTCACCTTCGAAAATCGCCGCGTGGTGGTGTCGGGCTCGGGTAATGTCGCCATCTACACCGCCGAGAAGATCACCGAATTCGGGGGAAAGGTCGTCGCCTGCTCGGACTCCAGCGGCTATGTGGTCGATGAGGCCGGCATCGATCTCGCGCTCCTCAAGGAGGTCAAGGAAAGCCGCCGGGAACGCATTTCGGAATATGCCAGGCTCAAGGGCGACGGGGCACGTTTCTCCGATACCGGCTCCATCTGGGATGTCCCCTGCGAAATCGCCATGCCATCCGCCACTCAAAACGAACTCACCGGCCGCGACGCCAAAGCGCTCATCGAGAACGGCTTCCTGGGTCTCGCCCGTGCCATCATGCTCGCTATTCTGGCTGTCAGGGCATCGCGTCCGCACCGCGCGCCCCAGCCGCCCGCCATCGTCCCGGGACGCTTCGTCTCGGTGCTCATCCCCGCCTTCAACGAGGCCATGGTGATCGAGCCTTCCGTGCGCCGGGTCCTTGCGAGCACGCAGGTTGAGGTCGAGGTTATCGTCATCGACGACGGGTCGACAGACGCGACCAGCGCAATCGTCCGACAGGCCTTCTCGGACGAACCGCGCGTGCGCCTTCTCACCCTTGAAAATGGCGGCAAGGCACGCGCCCTCAATCGCGGCCTGGAACTCGCCCACGGCGAGGTCATCATCGCGCTCGATGCAGACACGCAATTTGAGCCCGAAACCATCGCGCGCCTGGCGCGCTGGTTCGCCGATCCCGCGATTGGCGCCGTCGCCGGCAATGCGAAGGTCGGCAACCGGATCAATCTCGTGACACGCTGGCAGGCCATCGAATATGTGACGGCCCAGAACCTGGAGCGCCGCGCGCTCGCGCAGTTCGATGCCATCATGGTTGTACCCGGCGCCGTCGGCGCCTGGCGCAAGACGGCGCTCGCGGACGTCGGCGGCTACCCGACCGACACGCTGGCCGAGGACCAGGACCTGACCATCGCCATCCAGCGTCACGGCTGGCGGGTCACCTATGATACCGATGCGATCGCCTGGACCGAGGCCCCCGAAAGCTTCCGTGCGCTCGTCAAGCAACGATTCCGCTGGGCCTTCGGCACGCTGCAATGCCTGTGGAAGCACCGCGCCGTCTGGAAAACGGGCCGCCCGGCCGGTCTCGCCTATGTCGGCGTGCCGCAGGCCTGGGTGTTCCAGATCGGTTTCGCGGTGATCTCGCCGCTTATCGACCTGGCGCTGGTCGTCAGCCTCCTCACGACAATCCTTCGGGTGAGCCAGCACGGCTGGGCGCAGACCCAGAGCGACGTGCTGCGCATGGCGGTTTACTGGATCCTGTTCACCGCCATCGATGTCCTGTGCGGCTGGATCGCCTATCGGCTCGAGCGGCGCGAGAAGCGCTATCCGGCATTGCTCCTGGTCGCGCAGCGCATCGTCTATCGCCAACTCATGTACGGCGTCGTCATCCGCGCGATGGTCAACGCCGTCCGCGGGCCATGGGTTGGCTGGGGCAAGCTTGAGCGAAGCGGGCGCGTATCCACTTAGCGCGCTGGAATCAGGCCGCCATTCCCCACGGTTGTCTGAAGCAACGGCGCCTGGATGTGCGCTCGACTGTGACCGGCGACATCGACCGGTTCAGTAGAGACTTCTGTCGCAAGAAGTAAAGCAGGTCAGCTTCACCTTTTGGTTCCATGACAAATGGTTAACGTGAATTGCCCGGTTGTCGAACCTAGTATCGTCTTCGCGAGTCGCATTGCAATCCCGCTGCGCTCGTTGGAAGAAGGACCAGGACGATGAAGACCTTCATGCTTGCCGCCGTCCTCGCGATCGGCGGCGTAAGTGCTGCAAATGCCGCCGAACCGGCGGGCGACTATCCGCTGTGTTCGAAGACGATTACCGACGAATGCATCAACCCCTCGCAGGCGCCCCGGGCGACAGCCCACAAGGCCCATCATGCCCGCCATGAAGCGAGCCGGCTCCAGCACAAGGCGGCCACCCAAGGCAATTGACCTGCCGCTGACGGGGGCCCGCGCAAGCGGCCCCCGAAGCCGCAGCGAGAACCAGGGGCATGCTGCCAGCCGTTTTCCGGATCGCATTCTTCGGACGCCGATGCTTCGCCGGCAAGCTTCAGTAGCGCGACTGCCGTTCGTAGAGCTCACGATAGTGCTGGATCCGCGTCACGCGCAGGCCCGGCAAACCGGAGCGGTCGACCGCGCGCTGCCAGCCGGCGAACTCCTCAAGCGTCAGGTCATAACGGTCGCACACCTCACCGATCGTGAGCAGCCCGCCATTGACCGCCGCGACGACTTCGGCCTTACGTCTGACGACCCAGCGCGACGTGTCCGGCGGCGGCAACGTCTCGAGGCTCAGCGGCTCACCCAGCGGCCCGATCACCCGCGCGGGGCGAATTTTCTGCCCTTCGATCATCCTAGCTCTCCCGCGATTTGGAGGAGCCGATAGTGATCGGACAGGGTTTCCAATGTCTGAGCCAAGGGGCTTAACAGACCATTAGCCGTAGCGGCGCGGCGCATTTCTCGAACCTGTCATCGCCGCCCATAGCCTCGAGGCCAGGGCCACTGGACGGCCCAGCATCCGCCGCGCGGCTCGGTGGCGAACGCCCTGTCATTTGCGCACCCCGCGATGCGTGCTACGCTCGGCGGATGAGCGGCCTTCCAGCCTTTCTCCGGTTCGCAGCGCACGGCGGCACCCTCATGACGCGCCTGCACCCCTCGGCGCGGGCCTGCCTCTAAGCCAGGCGGGACACGCGGCCGGGGTGCGACAGCCAAGGCTCGCTCGAGCCTCCCGAACGATGCGTCCCCTCAGCGGACGCCCACCGACTGGACCTTCTTCATGAACAGCCAAACCCCCGCGCAAGACACGGGGCCCCTCCTGTCCGCCCACCGTCCGGCCATAGAGACCGCCATGGCGCAGCATCTCGCAAGCGGGCCTGCGCCGACGGAAGCGGACCAGCACGCCGCCCGCGACTTGGTGGGCCTTCTCATCGCCGCGCTATCGTGCGCCGGCAGCCCTCGCGCCGATCCGCTCGCGATACCGCGACCATATTACGCCCTGTTTGGAGACGGTCTCGCGCCGGTGCTCAGGGACGTGCTCGCCAGCGATGCCGATGCGCCCCTCCTCGCGCGCTGCATCGACGGTTTCTGGGGCGCGATCCGCGACCGGGAGCAGGCCGTCTGATGCCGGCCAGACGCCAATATGGAAGACAAGGAAGCCAGGGACGGGTAGGACGATCCGATGACGTCTTTCCTGCCCCAGCGGCGACCTGAGATCGCGATCGATTTCGGGACCGCGAACATCCGCGTCCTGCGCCGCGGCGACGGTCTCGTTTTCGACGAGCCATCGCTTTGCTGTGTCGCCGGCAAGCACAGCATGACCAGCCTCTTCGCCGCCGGCCGCGAGGCCTACGCAATGATCGACCGCACGCCAGCGGCCCTGCGCATCGCGCGGCCGCTCTGCCGCGGCGTGCTCCAGGACATCGATGCGGCAAAGCGGGTGCTTCGCTATGCGCTGTCGAAGTCCACGGGCAGGCGCCGCTGGCGCACGCCTGCCGCTATCATCGGCGTGCCCGCCGACGCGACCCAGGCAGAGCGCGGAGCGATGCTCACCGCAGCGGCCGACGCGGGGCTCGGCCCGATCACGCTGCTCACCGAGCCCTTGGCCGCCGCCATCGGGGCCGGGCTCGCGGTCGATGAGCCCGCCGGGTCGATGATCGTGGAATGCGGCGCGGGAACGACCGAGGTCGCGGTCTTCTCGCTTGGCGGGATTTGCGGGACCGGATCAGTGCGGATCGGCGGCGACACCCTCAATCGCGCGCTCGCCGACCAGGTCCATCTCCAGCACAAATTCCTCATCGGCGATCGCTCGTCCGAGCAGCTCAAGCTCGACTATGTCGCGCATAAGGGCTCACGCAGCGCGCAAGGCGATGCGATACCTGTCAGCGGACGCTGCCTGCGCACCGGCCTCCCCAAGACGATTGCGATCAAGATGGCCGATCTCGACCGGGTCGTCGAAAAGCACGTAGCCCAGATCGTGAAGGTCGTGCGTGACGTGCTCGGGCAGACCGCGCCCGACCTTAGCCAGGATATCCATGACAAGGGCATCCTGCTGACGGGCGGCAGTGCTCTCGTGCCCTTGATGCGCACTATGATCGCGGAGGCGACGGGGCTTGAGGTCATGACGGCCGATGAGCCCGCGCAATGCGTCGCCAAGGGCCTGGAGCGACTGCTCGACGCTTGAGCGGATCCAACTCCGCTGTCGATCCAGGGAAAACCGAACAGACCGGCGATGCAGGAGCCCTGGAGGCAGCTGACCGACGCGAGCGGGCGGGCGGGCGAGAAACTTCTTCCCCGTCGCTGGGCGGAACGGGTTAGCTCGCGTCAGGCTTTGGCAACAGCGCCGTCGCCACGCCCAACAACGGCAACCACGCGCACAGACCATAGACCCAGACGATACCGTAGTGATCGGCCAGTTGGCCAAGGCCTGCCGCACCGATACCGCTGATCCCGAACATGAGCCCAAACATCAGGCCCGAGACCATGCCGACCCGTCCGGGCACGATCTCCTGCGCATAGACGACAAGCGCGGCAAAAGCCGAGGACAGGATCAGTCCGATGATGACCGCCAGGATCGCGGTCGCTGTCAATCCGACGTGGGGCAGGATCAACGCAAAGGGCGCAACGCCCAGGAACGACACCCAGATCACCGCCTTGCGTCCGATCCGGTCGCCCACCGGACCGCCGGCAAAAGTGCCGAGCGCGACCGCCGCCAGGAAGCAGAAAAGATAGAATTGCGACTCCCGTGCCGTGAGGCCGAAACGCTCGATCAGGTAGAAGGTGAAGTAGTTGGTGAACGCGCCGATATAGATGAACTTGGCGAATAGCAGGACGCCCACAACGCCGAGCGCGCACGCGACCAGCGCCTTGTTCAGAGGCTGGGCCGCCGCCGCCGAGGCGGAAGCAGCGCGAGCCTGCGGATGATGCAGCCGCCAGCGCGTGACGAGGAACAGCACCCAGATCGCGGCGATGGCGGCCAGCGCAAGCCAACCGACCGAGGTCTGCCCGAACGGCAGGATCACGGCCGAGGCGATGAGAGGGCCAAGCGCGGAACCGCTGTTGCCCCCGACCTGAAAGCAGGATTGCGCAGTTCCGAACCGGCCTCCCGAGGCCATTCGCGCCACCCGCGAGGCTTCGGGATGAAAGGTCGCCGAGCCGATGCCGATCACGGCCGAGGCCATCAGCAACGTCTCATAACTGCCGGCGAGCGCCACGCCGGCGATACCGATGAGGGTCACCGCCATGCCCGCGGGCAGCAGCCAGGGCTT from Sphingomonas bisphenolicum encodes:
- a CDS encoding MFS transporter, with the translated sequence MATNAAPIVSTTPAAPSGENRAPHVQGFVTGIVGAVAVAHLLNDLIQSVLPAIYPMLKAKYHLTFGQIGWLAMVYQITASLLQPWIGLHTDKYPKPWLLPAGMAVTLIGIAGVALAGSYETLLMASAVIGIGSATFHPEASRVARMASGGRFGTAQSCFQVGGNSGSALGPLIASAVILPFGQTSVGWLALAAIAAIWVLFLVTRWRLHHPQARAASASAAAAQPLNKALVACALGVVGVLLFAKFIYIGAFTNYFTFYLIERFGLTARESQFYLFCFLAAVALGTFAGGPVGDRIGRKAVIWVSFLGVAPFALILPHVGLTATAILAVIIGLILSSAFAALVVYAQEIVPGRVGMVSGLMFGLMFGISGIGAAGLGQLADHYGIVWVYGLCAWLPLLGVATALLPKPDAS